The proteins below are encoded in one region of Zootoca vivipara chromosome 10, rZooViv1.1, whole genome shotgun sequence:
- the GOLGB1 gene encoding golgin subfamily B member 1 yields the protein MLSRLSGLANTVLQELSGEGEAAEAADLPDGPVLEPSQQNGEETPEDVLERLGHMEKLVAQLKDLVREKDAQLQQKDALLQEEKQAAEAKLRKLKLQAKAKLASQSKRLEQLSEQGAASPAADPLSSTKSDQGSRDEREEETELLQRRCREQEETVGKLQEELEAKTRSLEEAQAQISALEEEVQKKDSLLKEQAHQHQAELHQLAARSDLEAEMQQNLRLLQRKLEEQEAALLGRTQVVELLQQELNITEEQKQILSERLQKVEEELDSLQNTFASERQESQSLVEKLELELAEQKLASHRSQEEVQRLSQELTQTRADCERQSRDAEERHAREMAEKSQEIAALQKAERDLHSSYEALQSESVRLQQNAERPSTEDGSFAQQGELPERPKEADHSQAEPKSLTAQEAKQPSELATGEDAAAFARNARQDEQRKTLEALEAENETLRSKVAMLEKRLEFPVVSAESNQVSCAETGIEMQSQGALGLPSGAADPSPWPGGVPDGLGSNSIEGLCSPDDPVASAQPNPEATDNTAPDALNYLSAKKHKDLSILMLEMQEAQEEIAFLKRQLQDPAGAEPLPPGESQASGGEEDGVVLTQSDSSSSSLVTVEIQEESSPLPETLLGKDGLSTEDREAAQQPSPATQELERLHLEIAGLRASQQEAEELHKGVLEERDTEIRLLQQLAEGSRGALDTLRAERDQLLSQQKELCRLEELEEQVRQLEGDLADSEKRRLSDHESGASRLALLQEQLQSMQNEAKSKEVKIAALQKDLDETQRHLAEQDLQGRSLKGCLEEEQQERQVLSGRLQEASAKAEELSQSLASKESEAARLQGLLSESAAEVERLQQEVAEREQRMVEVNMGMSSRMVQLNEEKFLLGKELASLTEQLSLVAEGKETREQGVGTEEEEKVPEQPAERASPTSEEAEALRKENELIRKKLQAALVSRKELLSKVHKLEKALGAGSREPAGPEARVPEACKDGEEEEPPESSVNADGNGHPERRGRAASLGQLVLEKEAERQHILGEKESAVLALQAVVEELQHSVKEKDLLIGALRAELEGCRLAPEKQAPGRESMEVFAVPPALPPSDSTAEPSLEGEPRGALEERISALEQEREQLQKKLQEALASRKDTIKKAQEKNRHHREQLKQQKDDYGLLQEQFEQQSREKEKLQGQLQALSQALESASLPPEGPAPGSSVAAGDFAAVEALKADLEKLKAEKGELEAQVRHLEGELRSKSEAALQLQEQVGQLVAELETVKEACRQAETHAASLGRELEESQAEASRQEGLRLHQAALEEQKELASKEEIKHLNAQLVDKSESLRGLQAVLQEREEAFKALRGQLEEAQSKEQSQRLEAEAQHKSEAAAAEEQSKSQLQRKLQAALISRKEVLKESKALKEELAGTKAALEKTSRLLSEAESRASELGKEKEALGERLAALGEEREKLITEVDRALVENQNVSSSCESLKLALEGLTQEKVRLEEEADALRRSQAQELSEWQRKHAELQAEYETLLQSYENVSGEAERMQRVVEGVRQEKQELFLKLKGVEAEKREADGRLEGAEQEMEGMREKMRKFAKSKQQKILELEEENERLRAEVHPADGCLGGAEGTGADLREELESSRQDCRSLSSQLEVLKAEKDALNQQIQDLRQALQSTADVKEEEVAAAKSEEVTSSSLVESLEAQVDSGTHWQPPEAAPVGLETQEEEICKASLSCDETNQSLQQFTEQVADLEERRQVAEEELSRVRRDVVTLSEEKKVLEGLLAAKGLEVEALQEKVLEMERAGQQKEEQLAGALRLKEALEAEKDDLEERLMNQLAELNGSIGNYQQDVADLQSDNQQLLSEAESLRGALDRLEDEKRHLLQEKADAERKKEHVEKLKGAWKGDNGRAQVKELQELLRAKQQEVKELQKGCIKSQEKTSSLEKTIKALEFIQGELQKELEATRKSLVKAEEDTRKAQAELASCRVSLDDTQSKAARVLAESLKAREELRASKAEVQAQLRAKEKALERHLEREKDKHSKEVRNMEERLQALQREQARSEAAVRDLRESLRQKDQEAKQLQGNLNHTLAQLAAFTRSMSSLQDDRDRVIDESRQWEKKFSEAIEKKEQEVRAREQACATLEEQVKQMAVQVEDLQSRIASLESSKLAQDSRAQNEHQRLLEEAELLQEEKRGLVVQLEEAQRLLQDSQDQIQKQEAQLQGQSEKLASLQDSFAKCLEEVDRLAATAKSQEADLRESRLSREQLEADLRASKDLTDRLHVEMSIADQKIISLVAAKEEAVSSAVSELQWQHQEELKELEARISRAGEERAASEAEKAKALEKAEHLARKLQSTREDSKRHKAQLDSFTKSMSSLQDDRERVLGDYRQLEQRHLAAILEKDQLIQEAAAENNRLKGELRSLHGRLDDLHAENAKLEAELVRYRQDLNQLLSMKDSQQKQLLKTQLERIRALEEQLRESERAAEALQLENRSKGEQAETLAASLARAQSEVAALHEDGPLLELQAQLLGKREEAEELSGQLSLAQRQVAELEEELALLRQSTSRKMQEAEAQMKAELKSLHHDAGLMRNETETAEERVAELAKDLLEMEQSLLTVTEENQDLKAQVQSFGKAMSSLQDSWDECNEELRAVEKKYSADLEEQRLLVQSLQEEKARFQEEQKSLAEKRDALASELAALWKSTEEKGLLARLEKLDQQLKAKDAEVVRLASELEGASGQVKSFSKAMASLQGERDRLMGELEKARKVEEAKLQSATGASASLAEVPSLKKALSALQDDRDRLLVELKNLQQQYLQVGVDTAEIARLKAQVEEQKQEVERLRQEGASWQMELHQLREEKASWKLEVPSAMGQEPSSPRRAGQEEGSPVARTVVEEEPRQVAPGVTGSSKTLPGAGSGQEADPDSLQAQLSSSLKELHQKELRVQQLNSKLSQVFEEKNSLSLQLRGSSRNLRESHQRYSEVLARCEALENQLRELQTPMKDSGSLPTDAAPGAPQERSEHPRESYTPELQELQMKLSEARQQQSSARQGLLHLEELLQEERDQRLAAEEAFAAAQDHIRRLESSEWAHSLDTSIEMPPSPEHSLLVGPTDTSYSKTRGGVGLRRVLHSLLCSRRRLPLLATLYLLTVHVLLLLCFTGHL from the exons ATGCTGAGCCGCTTGTCCGGACTGGCCAACACTGTCCTGCAAGAGCTGTCAGGGGAAGGAGAGGCTGCAGAGGCTGCTGATCTGCCTGAT GGGCCGGTCCTGGAGCCCAGCCAGCAGAATGGGGAGGAGACGCCAGAGGACGTTCTGGAACGGCTGGGCCACATGGAGAAGCTGGTGGCGCAGCTGAAGGACCTGGTGCGCGAGAAGGATGCTCAGCTACAGCAGAAGGATGCCCTGCTACAG GAAGAAAAGCAGGCTGCGGAAGCCAAGCTGCGGAAGCTGAAGCTGCAGGCCAAAGCGAAGCTGGCATCTCAGAGCAAGCGCTTGGAGCAACTTTCAGAACAGGGAGCAGCATCGCCTGCAGCAGACCCTCTTTCTTCCACAAAG AGTGACCAAGGGTCGCGTGATGAGCGGGAAGAGGAGACAGAGCTGCTGCAAAGGCGGTGTCGGGAGCAGGAGGAAACGGTGGGGAAACTGCAGGAAGAGCTGGAGGCAAAAACACGAAGCCTGGAGGAAGCACAGGCCCAG ATCAGCGCTCTGGAAGAGGAGGTTCAGAAGAAGGACTCTCTCCTCAAGGAACAGGCCCACCAGCACCAGGCCGAATTGCACCAGCTGGCCGCCCGTTCGGATCTGGAAGCGGAAATGCAGCAG AACCTGCGGCTGTTGCAACGGAAgctggaggagcaggaggcagcccTGCTGGGGCGAACGCAGGTGGTGGAATTGTTGCAGCAGGAGCTGAACATTActgaggagcagaagcag atCCTCTCGGAGAGACTCCagaaggtggaggaggagctggatTCCCTGCAAAACACCTTTGCTTCCGAGAGGCAAGAGTCCCAAAGCCTGGTGGAGAAGTTGGAACTGGAGCTGGCCGAGCAGAAGCTGGCCTCCCATCGCTCACAGGAGGAGGTGCAGCGGCTCTCTCAGGAGCTCACCCAAACGAGAGCGGACTGCGAGCGCCAGAGCCGAGATGCAGAGGAGAGACACGCGCGGGAAATGGCAGAGAAAAGCCAAGAGATTGCTGCGCTCCAAAAAGCGGAGCGGGATTTGCACTCCAGCTATGAGGCTCTGCAGTCGGAGAGCGTCCGCCTGCAGCAGAACGCAGAGCGTCCCTCCACGGAGGATGGCTCTTTTGCACAGCAAG GGGAGCTCCCAGAACGGCCCAAGGAGGCTGACCATTCACAGGCCGAACCCAAATCACTTACAGCTCAGGAAGCAAAGCAGCCGAGCGAG CTGGCCACTGGAGAGGACGCAGCAGCTTTTGCGAGAAATGCCCGGCAAGATGAGCAGCGCAAGACTCTGGAAGCTCTGGAAGCCGAAAATG AGACCCTCCGCTCCAAAGTTGCCATGCTGGAAAAGAGGCTCGAATTCCCTGTGGTTTCGGCAGAGTCAAACCAG GTCAGCTGTGCTGAAACAGGCATTGAAATGCAATCTCAAGGGGCTTTGGGGCTGCCGTCTGGAGCTGCTGACCCCTCCCCTTGGCCTGGCG GTGTGCCTGATGGTTTGGGAAGCAACAGCATTGAAGGCCTCTGCTCACCAGATGATCCTGTTGCCTCAGCTCag CCCAACCCAGAGGCCACAGACAACACGGCCCCTGATGCCCTAAACTACCTCTCTGCCAAGAAACACAAAGATCTGTCCATCTTGATGCTGGAGATGCAGGAGGCACAGGAAGAGATTGCATTCCTGAAGAGGCAGCTTCAGGACCCCGCTGGAGCTGAGCCTCTGCCGCCAGGGGAGTCACAAGCCAGCGGTGGAGAAGAAGACGGGGTGGTCCTCACCCAGAGCGATTCGAGCAGCAGCTCTCTGGTCACCGTAGAAATTCAGGAGGAGTCTTCTCCCCTTCCGGAGACACTCTTGGGGAAAGACGGCCTCTCCACGGAGGACAGAGAAGCGGCTCAGCAGCCTTCTCCGGCAACGCAAGAACTGGAAAGGTTGCATCTCGAAATTGCTGGGCTGCGTGCAAGCCAGCAGGAAGCAGAGGAGCTCCACAAGGGGGTCTTGGAAGAGAGGGACACAGAAATCAGGCTGCTCCAGCAGCTGGCAGAGGGTTCCCGTGGGGCCCTGGACACGCTCCGTGCCGAGAGGGATCAGCTCCTGTCCCAGCAGAAGGAGCTCTGCCGTCTGGAGGAGCTGGAGGAACAGGTGAGGCAGCTGGAAGGGGACTTGGCCGACTCGGAGAAGCGGCGGCTCTCTGACCACGAGAGCGGGGCATCCCGGCTGGCCCTGCTGCAGGAGCAGCTCCAGAGCATGCAGAACGAGGCGAAGTCCAAGGAGGTGAAAATTGCCGCTCTGCAGAAGGACCTGGACGAGACGCAGCGCCATCTGGCAGAGCAGGACCTGCAGGGGAGGAGCCTGAAAGGCTGcctggaggaggagcagcaggaaaGGCAGGTGCTGTCAGGACGGCTGCAGGAGGCCTCCGCCAAGGCTGAGGAGCTCTCCCAGAGCCTTGCATCAAAGGAGTCGGAGGCCGCCCGGCTGCAGGGGCTCCTCTCGGAGAGCGCCGCCGAGGTGGAGAGGCTGCAGCAGGAAGTGGCAGAGCGGGAGCAGCGGATGGTGGAAGTCAACATGGGCATGTCGAGCCGGATGGTGCAGCTGAACGAGGAGAAGTTCTTGCTGGGGAAGGAGTTGGCGAGCCTGACGGAACAGCTGAGTCTGGTGGCAGAAGGGAAGGAGACGAGAGAACAGGGGGTggggacggaggaggaggagaaggtgccTGAGCAGCCGGCGGAGAGAGCGTCACCCACCAGCGAGGAGGCGGAAGCTTTGCGGAAGGAAAACGAGCTCATCCGGAAGAAGCTGCAGGCGGCCCTTGTCAGCAGGAAGGAGCTCCTGAGCAAGGTCCACAAACTGGAGAAGGCACTGGGAGCGGGGAGCAGGGAGCCTGCGGGGCCTGAGGCCAGAGTCCCAGAGGCCTGCAAggatggagaggaagaggaaccCCCTGAGAGCAGCGTAAATGCAGATGGCAATGGGCACCCTGAAAGGCGAGGCAGGGCCGCTTCTCTGGGCCAGCTGGTTCTGGAAAAGGAAGCTGAGCGGCAACACATCTTGGGGGAAAAGGAGTCCGCCGTGCTTGCGCTGCAGGCTGTGGTTGAGGAGCTTCAGCACAGCGTGAAGGAGAAGGACCTCCTCATCGGTGCCCTGCGAGCTGAACTTGAGGGCTGCAGGTTAGCCCCCGAGAAACAGGCACCAGGCAGAGAGAGCATGGAGGTCTTTGCCGTCCCTCCTGCACTTCCTCCGTCAGACAGCACTGCTGAGCCCAGCCTGGAAGGAGAGCCGAGGGGTGCTCTGGAGGAGAGGATCTCTGCTCTGGAGCAGGAGAGGGAGCAGCTGCAGAAGAAGCTCCAGGAAGCCCTGGCCTCCCGCAAAGACACCATCAAGAAGGCCCAGGAGAAGAACCGCCATCACCGCGAGCAGCTCAAGCAGCAGAAGGACGACTACGGCCTCCTGCAGGAGCAGTTTGAGCAGCAGAGCCGAGAGAAGGAGAAGCTGCAGGGTCAGCTCCAGGCTCTGAGCCAGGCGCTGGAGAGcgcctctctccctcctgaagGTCCGGCCCCTGGAAGCTCCGTGGCGGCCGGAGATTTTGCAGCTGTGGAAGCACTCAAGGCAGACCTTGAGAAGCTCAAGGCTGAGAAAGGGGAGCTGGAAGCTCAGGTCAGGCACCTGGAAGGGGAGCTCAGGAGTAAGTCTGAGGCAGCTCTTCAGCTCCAGGAGCAGGTCGGGCAGTTGGTTGCTGAGTTGGAGACAGTGAAGGAAGCCTGCCGCCAGGCCGAAACCCATGCAGCAAGCCTTGGGCGAGAGCTGGAGGAGAGCCAGGCCGAGGCTTCCAGGCAAGAGGGCCTGAGGCTTCACCAAGCAGCTTTAGAAGAGCAGAAGGAGCTGGCCAGCAAGGAAGAAATCAAACACCTCAACGCTCAGCTAGTGGACAAAAGTGAGTCTTTGCGTGGCCTGCAGGCGGTGctgcaggagagagaggaggccTTCAAGGCCCTGCGAGGACAGCTGGAGGAAGCTCAGAGCAAGGAGCAGTCCCAGCGTCTGGAGGCTGAAGCCCAGCATAAGTCGGAAGCGGCGGCCGCCGAGGAGCAGTCCAAGAGCCAGCTGCAAAGGAAACTGCAGGCTGCACTCATCTCCAGGAAGGAGGTGCTGAAGGAGAGCAAGGCCCTGAAGGAGGAGCTGGCTGGCACCAAGGCTGCTCTGGAGAAGACGTCCCGCCTCCTCTCGGAGGCAGAGAGCCGAGCTTCCGAgctggggaaggagaaggaggcccTTGGGGAGAGGCTGGCGGCCCTTGGAGAGGAACGGGAGAAGCTCATTACGGAGGTAGACAGAGCCCTGGTGGAGAACCAGAATGTCTCCAGCTCCTGCGAGAGCCTGAAGCTGGCCCTGGAGGGCCTGACCCAGGAGAAGGTCcggctggaggaggaggcggaTGCCCTGCGGCGCTCCCAAGCCCAGGAGCTCTCCGAGTGGCAGCGGAAGCACGCGGAGCTGCAGGCGGAGTACGAGACCCTCCTGCAGTCATACGAGAACGTCAGCGGCGAGGCGGAGAGGATGCAGCGGGTGGTGGAGGGCGTCCGGCAGGAGAAGCAGGAGCTCTTCCTCAAGCTGAAGGGCGTGGAGGCGGAGAAGAGGGAGGCGGATGGCCGCCTGGAGGGGGCCGAGCAGGAAATGGAGGGGATGCGGGAGAAGATGCGGAAGTTTGCCAAGTCCAAGCAGCAGAAGATCctggagctggaggaggagaatgaGCGGTTGAGGGCGGAGGTCCATCCTGCGGACGGTTGCCTGGGAGGGGCAGAAGGGACAGGTGCTGACCTCCGAGAAGAGCTGGAGAGCTCCAGGCAGGACTGCAGATCCCTTTCCAGCCAGCTGGAGGTTCTCAAGGCTGAGAAGGACGCCCTGAACCAGCAGATCCAGGACTTGAGGCAGGCGCTGCAAAGCACAGCAGATGTgaaagaggaggaggtggcggcggcgaAAAGTGAGGAAGTCACTTCCAGCTCCTTGGTGGAGTCCCTAGAGGCTCAGGTGGATTCAGGCACACATTGGCAACCTCCAGAAGCCGCTCCCGTGGGCCTGGAAACCCAGGAAGAAGAAATCTGCAAAGCAAGCCTTTCTTGTGACGAAACGAACCAGTCCCTGCAGCAATTCACTGAGCAAGTTGCGGacctggaggagaggaggcaggtggcGGAGGAGGAGCTGAGCAGGGTCCGGAGGGATGTGGTGACCCTGAGCGAGGAGAAGAAAGTGCTGGAGGGACTGTTGGctgccaaaggcctggaagtggAAGCTCTGCAGGAGAAGGTCCTTGAGATGGAGCGAGCCGGCCAGCAAAAGGAGGAGCAGCTTGCTGGAGCCCTGAGGCTGAAGGAGGCCTTGGAGGCTGAGAAGGACGACCTGGAGGAGAGGCTCATGAACCAGCTGGCAGAGCTGAACGGGAGCATCGGGAACTACCAGCAGGATGTGGCGGACTTGCAGAGCGACAACCAGCAGCTCCTGAGCGAGGCGGAGAGCCTTCGAGGGGCCTTGGACCGCTTGGAGGATGAGAAACGGCATCTCCTGCAGGAGAAGGCGGATGCAGAGAGGAAGAAGGAGCATGTGGAGAAGCTCAAAGGTGCCTGGAAGGGCGACAATGGCCGGGCACAGGTGAAGGAGCTCCAGGAGCTGCTGAGGGCGAAGCAGCAGGAGGTGAAGGAGCTGCAGAAAGGCTGCATTAAAAGCCAGGAGAAAACCAGCAGCTTGGAGAAGACCATCAAGGCCCTGGAGTTCATCCAGGGCGAGTTACAGAAGGAGCTGGAAGCCACCAGGAAGAGCTTGGTGAAGGCAGAAGAGGACACCCGGAAGGCCCAAGCAGAGCTGGCCTCCTGCAGAGTCTCGCTGGACGATACTCAGAGCAAGGCGGCCAGGGTCTTGGCCGAGAGCCTGAAGGCCAGAGAGGAGCTCAGAGCGAGCAAAGCAGAGGTCCAAGCGCAGTTGAGGGCGAAGGAGAAGGCCCTTGAGAGGCACCTGGAGCGGGAGAAGGACAAGCACTCGAAGGAGGTGAGGAACATGGAGGAGaggctgcaggccctgcagaggGAGCAGGCCCGCTCGGAGGCGGCGGTGCGGGACCTCCGAGAATCCCTGCGCCAGAAGGACCAGGAGGCCAAGCAGCTGCAAGGCAACCTGAACCACACCTTAGCCCAGCTGGCTGCCTTCACCCGGAGCATGTCCTCCCTGCAGGACGACAGGGACCGCGTGATCGATGAGTCCAGGCAGTGGGAGAAGAAGTTCAGTGAGGCCATCGAGAAGAAGGAACAGGAGGTGCGCGCCCGGGAGCAGGCCTGTGCCACCTTGGAAGAGCAGGTGAAGCAGATGGCAGTCCAGGTGGAGGACCTGCAGAGCCGCATCGCCAG CCTGGAAAGCAGCAAATTGGCACAGGACTCCAGAGCCCAGAATGAGCACCAGCGTCTCCTGGAGGAAGCCGAGTTGCTccaggaggagaagagggggcTCGTGGTGCAGCTCGAGGAagcccagcggctgctccaagACTCCCAGGACCAGATTCAGAAACAGGAAGCACAACTCCAGGGACAGAGCGAGAAGCTGGCCAGCCTGCAGGACTCCTTCGCAAAGTGCCTGGAGGAAGTGGACAGGCTGGCGGCCACGGCGAAAAGCCAAGAGGCCGACCTCCGAGAGAGCCGGTTGAGTCGGGAGCAGCTGGAGGCCGACCTGCGGGCTTCCAAGGACCTGACGGACAGACTCCACGTAGAGATGAGCATCGCGGACCAGAAGATCAtcagcctggtggccgccaaggaagaggctgtTTCCTCCGCCGTGTCGGAGCTGCAgtggcagcaccaggaggagctgAAGGAGCTGGAGGCCAGGATCAGccgggcaggagaggagagggcagccTCGGAGGCTGAGAAGGCGAAAGCCCTGGAGAAGGCGGAGCACCTGGCGAGGAAGCTTCAGAGCACCCGGGAGGACAGTAAGCGGCACAAGGCCCAGCTGGACTCCTTCACCAAGTCCATGTCCTCCCTGCAGGACGACCGGGAGCGGGTCCTGGGCGACTACCGCCAGCTGGAGCAGCGGCACCTGGCGGCCATCCTGGAGAAGGACCAGCTGATCCAGGAGGCAGCGGCCGAGAACAACCGGCTGAAGGGGGAGCTGCGGAGCCTCCACGGCCGCCTGGACGACCTGCACGCTGAGAACGCCAAGCTGGAAGCCGAGCTGGTGCGCTACCGCCAGGACCTGAACCAGCTCCTCTCCATGAAGGACAgccagcagaagcagctgctcaAGACCCAGCTGGAGCGCATCCGGGCATTGGAGGAACAGCTGCGGGAGTCCGAGCGTGCAGCGGAGGCCCTGCAGCTGGAGAACCGCAGCAAGGGGGAGCAGGCGGAGACTCTCGCGGCCTCCCTCGCCCGGGCGCAGAGCGAGGTGGCGGCCCTGCACGAGGATGGGCCTCTGCTGGAGCTGCAGGCGCAGCTGCTGGGCAAGCGGGAGGAAGCGGAGGAGCTGAGCGGGCAGCTCTCGCTCGCCCAGAGGCAGGTGGCGGAGCTGGAGGAGGAGCTGGCCCTGCTTCGGCAGAGCACCAGCCGGAAGATGCAGGAGGCGGAAGCCCAGATGAAGGCGGAGCTGAAGAGCTTGCACCACGACGCCGGGCTGATGCGGAACGAGACCGAGACGGCGGAGGAGCGGGTGGCCGAGCTGGCCAAAGACCTCCTGGAGATGGAGCAGAGCCTGCTCACCGTCACGGAGGAGAACCAGGACCTGAAGGCCCAAGTTCAGTCCTTTGGGAAGGCCATGAGCTCACTCCAGGACAGCTGGGACGAGTGCAACGAAGAGCTCCGCGCCGTGGAGAAGAAGTACTCGGCGGACTTGGAAGAGCAGCGGTTGCTGGTTCAGAGCCTCCAGGAGGAGAAGGCTCGGTTCCAGGAGGAGCAGAAGAGCCTCGCGGAGAAGCGAGATGCCTTGGCCTCCGAACTGGCGGCCCTCTGGAAGTCGACGGAAGAGAAGGGCCTCCTGGCACGGCTGGAGAAGCTCGACCAGCAGCTGAAGGCCAAAGACGCCGAGGTGGTTCGCCTGGCCTCCGAGTTGGAGGGGGCCTCCGGCCAGGTCAAGTCCTTCTCCAAGGCTATGGCTAGCCTGCAGGGCGAGCGAGACCGACTGATGGGCGAGCTGGAGAAGGCCCGCAAAGTGGAGGAGGCCAAGCTGCAGTCGGCGACCGGCGCTTCCGCCAGCCTCGCCGAAGTGCCCAGCCTCAAGAAGGCCTTGTCTGCCCTGCAGGATGACCGAGACAGGCTG CTGGTGGAGTTGAAGAACCTCCAGCAGCAGTACCTGCAGGTTGGGGTGGACACGGCGGAGATCGCACGCTTGAAGGCCCAGGTGGAGGAGCAGAAGCAAGAGGTGGAGCGCCTGAGGCAGGAGGGGGCCTCTTGGCAGATGGAACTCCACCAGCTCAG GGAGGAGAAGGCATCTTGGAAGCTGGAGGTCCCATCAGCCATGGGGCAAGAGCCGAGTTCCCCGCGGAGAgcggggcaggaggaagggagtcCTGTTGCACGAACCGTGGTGGAAGAGGAGCCGAGGCAG GTTGCGCCAGGAGTCACCGGTTCCAGCAAGACTTTGCCCGGAGCTGGGTCTGGTCAAGAGGCTGATCCTGACAGCCTCCAGGCCCAGCTGAGCAGCAGTTTGAAGGAGCTGCACCAAAAAGAATTGCGGGTCCAGCAGCTGAACAGCAAG ctCTCCCAGGTCTTTGAGGAGAAGAACTCGCTCTCCCTCCAGCTGCGGGGGAGCAGCCGCAACCTGCGCGAGAGCCACCAGCGCTACAGCGAGGTCCTTGCCCGCTGCGAGGCCCTGGAGAACCAGCTGCGGGAGCTCCAGACCCCAATGAAGGACTCG GGCTCCCTCCCGACAGATGCTGCTCCCGGAGCCCCCCAGGAAAGAAGTGAGCACCCCAGGGAGAGCTACACGCCCGAGCTACAGGAGCTGCAGATGAA